A window of Polaribacter litorisediminis contains these coding sequences:
- a CDS encoding alanine/glycine:cation symporter family protein, with protein MNKKLLSLLFLIAPFFTFAQEKGLDQQIDEAFGNATGWFVDFIFYQIPFTDTINIYWVLFPLILGATYFTFYFNFINFKGFITSINIVRGKYDDLEGREDHHVEIAKSEFTDEEDNPDTIRIEGHDGEVSHFQALTAALSATVGLGNIAGVAIAVSIGGAGATFWMIVAGFLGMASKFVECTLGVKYRDIEADGTVYGGPMYYLTKGLKNKTLGKILAGLFAIFVIGGSFGGGNMFQVNQAFQLVENITTPVGGVSFLHGKGWAFGLVMAILVGIVIIGGIKKIAKVTDKIVPFMVAIYVAASIFVIFANYDMIGGAFLQIFNGAFSPEGIAGGAVGVLVQGFRRAAFSNEAGIGSASIAHSAVKTKYAASEGMVALLEPFIDTVVVCTMTALVLIITGNVNAENASLNDAQAILLTSGAFESAISWFPYVLTVAVVLFAFSSMISWSYYGFQGWVYLFGRSKKMEYTYKVIFCIFVVIGAAASLGSVIGFSDAMVFAMMVPNMIGLIFLAPKVKEELVRFMDAIKASKA; from the coding sequence ATGAATAAAAAACTTTTATCACTACTCTTTTTAATAGCACCATTTTTTACCTTTGCTCAAGAGAAAGGGTTAGATCAGCAAATCGACGAGGCATTTGGAAATGCAACAGGATGGTTTGTTGATTTTATTTTTTACCAAATCCCCTTTACAGATACAATTAACATTTATTGGGTTTTATTTCCTTTAATCTTAGGAGCAACTTATTTTACCTTCTATTTTAATTTTATTAATTTTAAAGGTTTTATTACGTCAATTAACATTGTTAGAGGTAAATATGATGATTTAGAAGGAAGAGAAGATCATCATGTAGAAATAGCTAAATCAGAATTTACAGACGAAGAAGACAATCCAGATACCATTAGAATAGAGGGCCATGATGGAGAGGTTTCTCATTTTCAGGCATTAACCGCCGCTTTGTCCGCAACCGTTGGTTTAGGAAATATTGCCGGTGTTGCAATTGCCGTTTCTATTGGTGGTGCAGGTGCTACTTTTTGGATGATTGTTGCCGGGTTTTTAGGAATGGCTTCTAAATTTGTAGAATGTACTTTAGGGGTAAAATACAGGGATATTGAAGCCGACGGAACGGTTTATGGAGGTCCTATGTACTATTTAACAAAAGGTTTAAAAAATAAAACATTAGGAAAAATTTTAGCAGGATTATTTGCAATTTTTGTAATCGGAGGTTCTTTCGGAGGCGGAAATATGTTTCAAGTAAATCAAGCTTTTCAATTAGTTGAGAATATTACAACGCCAGTTGGTGGCGTTTCTTTTTTACACGGAAAAGGATGGGCTTTTGGTCTTGTTATGGCAATCTTGGTAGGGATTGTAATTATCGGAGGAATTAAAAAAATAGCAAAAGTAACCGATAAAATTGTTCCTTTTATGGTGGCAATTTATGTAGCGGCATCAATTTTTGTGATTTTTGCAAATTATGATATGATTGGAGGTGCTTTCTTGCAAATTTTTAACGGAGCATTTAGTCCAGAAGGAATTGCCGGTGGAGCAGTCGGAGTTTTAGTGCAAGGATTTAGAAGAGCAGCTTTTTCTAATGAAGCCGGTATTGGATCTGCCTCTATTGCACATTCAGCTGTAAAAACAAAATATGCAGCAAGTGAAGGTATGGTTGCTTTGTTAGAACCTTTTATAGATACCGTTGTCGTTTGTACTATGACAGCTTTAGTCTTAATTATTACTGGAAACGTAAATGCAGAAAATGCTTCTTTGAATGATGCGCAAGCTATCTTATTAACATCTGGAGCCTTTGAGTCTGCAATTTCTTGGTTTCCATATGTATTAACTGTAGCTGTAGTTTTATTTGCCTTTAGTTCTATGATTTCTTGGTCTTATTATGGTTTTCAAGGTTGGGTTTATCTTTTTGGAAGGTCTAAAAAAATGGAATATACTTACAAAGTAATATTCTGTATATTCGTTGTCATTGGCGCGGCAGCTAGTTTAGGTTCTGTAATTGGTTTCTCTGATGCTATGGTTTTTGCAATGATGGTTCCCAATATGATCGGTTTAATTTTTCTAGCACCAAAAGTTAAAGAAGAATTAGTGAGATTTATGGATGCAATTAAAGCTAGCAAAGCATAA
- the rfbD gene encoding dTDP-4-dehydrorhamnose reductase, giving the protein MIKVVITGSNGLLGQSLLNLLLKQKEKYQVFGFSRGENRSGRKDFSYVSIDLTNQKNLKKKLQDIHPDFIINTAAMTLVDVCENQKEACDLLNVSVVKWLSEIADELGVHLIHLSTDFVFDGIKGNYKETDTPNPVSYYGVSKLKSEEVLVNSKINFAILRTILVYGKVFDMSRSNIVLWVKQMLEAGKEITVVNDQYRMPTYVKDLARACKITMDKRATGIYHVSSNKLFSVYEIAQQIAEVFQLDKSLIKPISSSSLNQIGKRPPKTGFDLSKTHKELDFYPRPFKESLQKFKESIT; this is encoded by the coding sequence ATGATAAAAGTAGTTATTACAGGTAGTAACGGTTTATTGGGTCAATCACTATTAAATTTATTACTAAAGCAAAAAGAGAAATATCAAGTTTTTGGTTTTTCAAGAGGAGAAAATAGAAGTGGTAGAAAAGATTTTTCTTATGTTTCTATAGATCTTACCAATCAAAAAAATCTTAAAAAAAAGCTTCAAGATATTCATCCAGATTTTATTATTAATACTGCGGCGATGACTTTAGTGGATGTTTGTGAAAATCAAAAAGAAGCATGTGATTTATTAAATGTTTCTGTTGTAAAGTGGTTGTCAGAAATCGCTGATGAACTAGGTGTTCATTTAATTCATCTTTCTACAGACTTTGTTTTTGATGGAATAAAAGGAAATTATAAGGAAACCGATACACCAAATCCGGTGAGTTATTATGGAGTATCAAAGTTGAAATCTGAAGAAGTTCTTGTAAATTCAAAAATTAACTTTGCAATTTTAAGAACCATTCTTGTATACGGAAAAGTATTTGATATGAGCCGAAGTAATATTGTGCTTTGGGTAAAACAAATGCTAGAAGCTGGTAAAGAAATTACGGTTGTCAATGATCAATATAGAATGCCAACATACGTCAAAGATTTGGCTAGGGCTTGTAAAATTACTATGGACAAAAGGGCAACAGGAATTTATCATGTTTCATCAAATAAATTGTTCAGCGTATACGAAATTGCACAGCAAATTGCCGAGGTTTTTCAGTTAGATAAAAGCTTGATAAAACCAATTTCGTCATCCAGCTTAAACCAAATAGGAAAAAGGCCTCCTAAAACTGGTTTTGATTTATCTAAGACTCATAAAGAATTAGATTTCTATCCGAGACCATTTAAAGAAAGTTTACAAAAATTTAAAGAAAGCATTACTTAA
- a CDS encoding acyl-CoA dehydrogenase family protein, producing MNSMYFTEEHEAFRQSFKDFLQKEVVPHIEKWEKNGSIERFIWKKFGEMGYFGLSTPEEFGGMDLDLFYTVIFLEELQKINSGGFAAAMWAHEYLAMTHLNKEGDDFIKNKYLVPSVEGDMIGCLCITEPFGGSDVAGMRSTAIKKGDKYILNGSKTFITNGVHSDYLVVAAKTDPSEKYKGISMFVVDRSSKGVSATMLNKLGWKASDTGEIAFDNVEIPVSNLLGEEGKGFPYIMQHFASERLIMGVNAHARAEFALEYAINYMHERTAFGKSLDKFQALRHKIAEMASRVDMCKEYNYSIAKRLNDGHYVVKEASMSKLLSTKMADEVIYDALQMLGGYGYMEEYPMARLLRDSRLGPIGGGTSEILKEIIAKMVIDKKEYKPAT from the coding sequence ATGAATAGCATGTATTTTACTGAAGAGCATGAAGCATTTCGCCAAAGTTTTAAAGATTTTTTACAAAAAGAAGTAGTTCCACACATCGAAAAATGGGAAAAAAATGGTTCGATAGAACGTTTCATTTGGAAAAAGTTTGGGGAAATGGGGTATTTCGGATTGTCAACTCCAGAAGAATTCGGAGGAATGGATCTCGATCTTTTTTACACCGTAATATTTTTAGAAGAATTACAGAAAATTAATTCCGGCGGATTTGCAGCTGCCATGTGGGCACACGAATATTTAGCAATGACCCACTTAAATAAAGAGGGTGATGATTTTATTAAAAATAAATATTTAGTTCCAAGTGTAGAAGGAGATATGATAGGGTGTTTATGCATCACAGAACCTTTTGGAGGCTCTGATGTTGCTGGAATGCGCTCTACAGCAATTAAGAAAGGGGACAAATATATTTTAAACGGGTCAAAAACATTCATTACCAACGGTGTTCATTCAGATTATTTAGTAGTTGCTGCAAAAACTGATCCTTCAGAGAAGTATAAAGGAATTAGTATGTTTGTAGTAGATAGAAGTTCAAAAGGAGTATCTGCAACAATGTTAAATAAACTAGGTTGGAAAGCAAGTGATACAGGAGAAATTGCTTTTGATAACGTAGAGATTCCGGTTTCAAATTTATTAGGAGAAGAAGGCAAAGGCTTTCCGTACATTATGCAACATTTTGCTTCAGAACGTTTAATTATGGGAGTAAATGCGCATGCTAGAGCAGAATTTGCTTTAGAATATGCAATCAATTATATGCACGAGCGCACTGCTTTTGGTAAATCTTTGGATAAATTTCAAGCATTACGCCATAAAATAGCCGAAATGGCGAGTAGAGTAGATATGTGTAAAGAATATAATTACTCCATTGCCAAACGCTTAAATGATGGTCATTATGTTGTAAAAGAAGCAAGTATGTCTAAATTGTTATCCACTAAAATGGCAGATGAAGTAATTTATGACGCTTTACAAATGTTAGGTGGGTATGGTTATATGGAAGAATATCCTATGGCGCGTTTGTTAAGAGACAGTAGATTAGGCCCAATCGGAGGCGGAACCTCTGAAATCTTAAAAGAGATTATCGCAAAAATGGTTATTGATAAAAAAGAATATAAACCAGCAACGTAA
- the rpsU gene encoding 30S ribosomal protein S21, translating into MLIIPIKEGENIDRALKRYKRKFDRTKTMKNLRARKNFTKPSVAKRAQNIKASYVQRLRTQEEVG; encoded by the coding sequence ATGTTAATTATACCAATTAAAGAAGGAGAGAATATAGATAGAGCTTTAAAGCGTTACAAAAGAAAATTTGATCGTACAAAAACGATGAAAAACTTACGTGCAAGAAAGAACTTTACAAAGCCGTCAGTAGCAAAAAGAGCTCAAAACATTAAAGCCTCTTATGTACAAAGATTAAGAACACAAGAAGAAGTAGGTTAA
- the uvrA gene encoding excinuclease ABC subunit UvrA: MKDQEYIEVYGARVHNLKNIDVKIPREKLVVITGLSGSGKSSLAFDTIYAEGQRRYIETFSAYARQFLGGLERPDVDKIDGLSPVISIEQKTTNKSPRSTVGTITEIYDFLRLLFARAADAYSYNTGEKMVSYSDEQIKQLILKDFADKKIAILAPLIKSRKGHYRELFEQISKQGFLRVRVDGKIKEIEKGMKLDRYKTHDIEVVIDRLAISKSAEKRLEETIKTALYSGNNIMMVIDIEDNNPRYFSRELMCPTTGIAYPNPEPNNFSFNSPKGACDTCNGLGITNEINLKKVIPDTDVSIKNGGIVPLGEQKNSWIFKQVQNIAERYQFKLTDAIKDIPKEALEIILHGGNESFEIESKTVGITRNYKIDFEGIVAFITGQYDHAESTSIKRWAKGFMDEVTCNTCSGKRLKKEALHFKIKDKNISDLAQLDVTELANWFATIQKDLSEKQLTIASEILKEISTRIQFLLDVGLDYLTLDRTSKSLSGGEAQRIRLATQIGSQLVGVLYILDEPSIGLHQRDNQKLIDSLIKLRDVGNSVIVVEHDEDMIKKADFVLDIGPGAGRHGGEIVSQGTFNSMKKERTLTADYLTGRKKIEVPKTRREGNGKSIKLKGASGNNLKNVSVEFPLGKMICVTGVSGSGKSTLINETLYPILNAHIYRGVKKPMPYKKIEGLEHVDKVIDIDQSPIGRTPRSNPATYTKTFDEIRSLFAKTPEAAIRGYKPGRFSFNVKGGRCETCQGGGVRVIEMNFLPDVHVECETCQGKRFNRETLEIRYKGKSISDVLNMTIEDATDFFQLIPKIHRKLKTIKDVGLGYITLGQRSTTLSGGEAQRIKLAAELSKRDTGNTFYILDEPTTGLHFEDIRVLMEVLNKLANKGNTVLIIEHNLDVVKLADYVIDVGMEGGKKGGKILVTGTPEQVAKHKTSYTAKFLKKEL; the protein is encoded by the coding sequence TTGAAAGACCAAGAATATATAGAAGTTTACGGAGCTAGAGTTCATAATTTAAAAAATATTGATGTAAAAATTCCACGAGAAAAGCTAGTGGTCATCACTGGTTTAAGCGGAAGTGGAAAATCTTCTTTAGCTTTTGATACTATTTATGCCGAAGGACAAAGGCGTTATATAGAGACTTTTTCTGCCTATGCACGTCAATTTCTAGGAGGACTAGAAAGACCCGATGTTGATAAAATTGACGGCCTTTCTCCAGTAATTTCTATAGAGCAAAAAACAACGAATAAGAGTCCGCGTTCTACCGTGGGCACCATCACTGAAATTTACGATTTTTTACGATTATTGTTTGCCCGAGCCGCAGATGCCTACTCTTACAATACAGGTGAAAAAATGGTGAGTTATTCTGATGAACAAATTAAACAACTTATTTTAAAAGATTTTGCGGATAAAAAAATAGCCATTTTAGCACCTTTAATCAAATCTAGAAAAGGACATTATCGCGAACTTTTTGAACAAATTTCTAAACAAGGTTTTTTACGAGTTCGGGTTGATGGAAAGATCAAAGAAATTGAAAAAGGCATGAAGTTAGATCGCTATAAAACCCACGATATAGAAGTGGTTATTGATCGATTAGCCATTAGCAAATCCGCAGAAAAAAGACTTGAAGAAACCATAAAAACAGCCTTGTATTCTGGCAATAATATCATGATGGTGATTGATATTGAAGATAACAATCCTCGTTATTTTAGTCGTGAGTTGATGTGCCCCACAACAGGAATTGCTTATCCAAATCCTGAACCGAATAATTTTTCTTTTAATTCGCCAAAAGGAGCTTGTGATACCTGCAATGGTTTAGGAATCACAAATGAAATCAACCTAAAAAAAGTAATTCCAGACACCGATGTTTCCATAAAAAATGGCGGTATTGTTCCTTTAGGAGAACAAAAAAATAGCTGGATTTTTAAACAAGTTCAAAATATTGCAGAACGGTATCAATTTAAACTAACGGATGCCATTAAAGATATCCCCAAAGAAGCCTTAGAGATTATTTTGCATGGTGGCAACGAATCTTTTGAAATTGAGTCTAAAACGGTAGGCATCACAAGAAATTATAAAATTGATTTTGAGGGCATCGTAGCTTTTATCACTGGACAATATGACCATGCAGAAAGCACTTCTATAAAACGCTGGGCAAAAGGTTTTATGGATGAAGTAACCTGCAACACTTGCAGCGGCAAAAGATTAAAGAAAGAGGCACTTCATTTTAAAATTAAGGATAAAAATATTAGCGATTTAGCGCAATTAGACGTCACTGAATTAGCGAATTGGTTTGCAACGATTCAAAAAGATTTATCGGAAAAACAACTGACCATTGCATCAGAAATTCTAAAAGAAATAAGCACTAGAATACAATTTTTACTCGATGTTGGCTTAGATTATTTAACTTTAGACAGAACGTCAAAATCGCTTTCTGGTGGTGAAGCTCAGAGAATTCGTTTGGCAACTCAAATTGGATCTCAATTAGTGGGCGTTTTATATATTTTAGATGAACCGAGTATTGGTTTACACCAACGAGATAATCAAAAATTAATAGATTCTTTAATTAAATTGCGTGATGTTGGTAATTCTGTTATTGTGGTAGAACACGATGAAGATATGATTAAAAAAGCCGATTTTGTTTTAGATATTGGTCCAGGAGCCGGAAGACATGGTGGAGAAATTGTGAGCCAAGGCACTTTTAATTCTATGAAAAAAGAGCGCACTTTAACCGCAGATTATTTAACCGGAAGAAAAAAAATTGAAGTTCCAAAAACAAGAAGAGAAGGCAACGGAAAAAGCATCAAACTAAAAGGAGCTTCAGGAAATAATTTAAAAAATGTATCGGTTGAGTTTCCTTTAGGAAAAATGATTTGCGTTACTGGAGTTTCTGGAAGTGGAAAATCTACATTAATCAATGAGACGCTCTACCCTATTTTAAACGCTCATATTTATAGAGGTGTTAAAAAACCAATGCCTTACAAAAAAATTGAAGGCTTAGAACATGTCGATAAAGTAATTGATATAGACCAATCTCCTATCGGCAGAACCCCACGATCTAACCCAGCAACATACACCAAAACTTTTGATGAAATTAGAAGTTTATTTGCAAAAACACCAGAAGCTGCCATTCGTGGATACAAACCAGGACGCTTTTCTTTTAATGTAAAAGGTGGCCGTTGCGAAACTTGCCAAGGAGGTGGCGTTAGAGTCATAGAAATGAACTTTTTACCAGATGTGCATGTAGAATGTGAAACCTGCCAAGGAAAACGTTTTAACCGAGAAACGCTAGAAATTAGATACAAAGGAAAGTCAATTTCTGATGTTTTAAATATGACGATTGAAGATGCTACAGATTTCTTTCAATTGATTCCTAAAATACACAGAAAATTAAAAACAATAAAAGATGTTGGCTTAGGATACATCACTCTAGGACAAAGATCTACAACACTATCTGGTGGTGAAGCCCAGCGTATAAAATTAGCCGCAGAACTATCTAAAAGAGATACGGGAAACACCTTTTATATTTTAGATGAACCCACAACAGGTTTGCACTTTGAAGATATTCGAGTTTTAATGGAAGTCTTGAATAAACTAGCCAATAAAGGCAATACGGTATTGATTATTGAACATAATTTGGATGTTGTAAAATTAGCTGATTATGTAATTGATGTTGGTATGGAAGGTGGAAAAAAAGGTGGAAAAATATTGGTAACCGGAACACCTGAACAAGTTGCAAAACACAAAACAAGTTATACTGCCAAATTTTTGAAAAAAGAACTTTAA
- a CDS encoding PspC domain-containing protein: MHAIRHFFERHGFGVFSRLADRLGMHAKNVRIYFIYVTFFTVGLSFGFYLTFAFLIKLKDLIYTKRSSVFDL, from the coding sequence ATGCACGCTATTCGTCATTTTTTTGAAAGACATGGCTTTGGAGTTTTTTCAAGACTAGCCGATAGGTTGGGTATGCATGCAAAAAATGTGCGCATCTATTTTATTTATGTAACCTTTTTTACTGTAGGTTTATCTTTTGGGTTTTATTTAACTTTTGCATTTTTAATAAAGTTAAAAGATTTAATTTATACAAAAAGAAGCTCGGTTTTTGATTTATAG
- a CDS encoding ComEA family DNA-binding protein codes for MKIYKSHFWYNNSQRNGIFFLVLLIVVFQSAIVFDVFSSDKTVAINQSKIRAFQNQIDSLKIIEIENRKPKIYPFNPNYITDYKGEQLGMSLDEIDRLLAFRKTNKFINSKKEFQKVTKVSDSLLAKISPYFKFPDWVVKRNQSNNSSSKQESKSYFKKSNKEIVLTTTDINKATAKDLQTINGIGPAFSERIIKYRSKLQGFSFNNQLYEVWGLEKEIADKVLLTFKIDQKPVIKKININTVTFKELLKNPYIDYDLCIKIFNYRDEVAELQNISELKNIKDFPIDKYARIVLYLLAE; via the coding sequence ATGAAAATATATAAATCCCATTTCTGGTACAATAATAGCCAAAGAAATGGGATTTTCTTTTTGGTATTACTTATTGTTGTTTTTCAAAGTGCTATTGTTTTTGATGTTTTTTCTTCGGATAAAACTGTAGCTATAAATCAATCAAAAATACGTGCGTTTCAAAATCAAATAGATAGTTTAAAGATTATAGAAATAGAAAATAGAAAACCTAAAATTTATCCCTTTAACCCAAACTATATTACAGACTACAAAGGAGAACAATTAGGCATGTCTTTAGATGAAATTGATCGATTACTCGCTTTTAGAAAAACGAATAAATTTATCAATTCAAAAAAGGAATTTCAAAAAGTTACCAAAGTTTCTGATTCTTTATTAGCTAAAATTTCGCCATATTTTAAGTTTCCAGATTGGGTTGTAAAAAGAAATCAATCTAATAATTCTTCCTCTAAACAAGAATCTAAGTCTTATTTTAAAAAATCTAATAAGGAAATAGTTTTAACAACCACAGACATCAACAAAGCAACCGCAAAAGATTTGCAAACCATAAACGGAATTGGTCCTGCTTTTTCAGAAAGAATTATTAAGTATCGTTCTAAATTACAGGGTTTTTCTTTTAACAATCAGTTGTATGAGGTTTGGGGTTTAGAAAAAGAAATAGCAGATAAAGTACTTTTAACTTTTAAAATTGACCAAAAACCAGTCATCAAAAAGATAAACATAAACACAGTAACGTTTAAGGAATTGCTAAAAAACCCGTATATAGATTACGATTTATGCATTAAGATTTTTAATTATCGAGATGAGGTTGCTGAGCTCCAAAACATATCAGAATTAAAAAACATCAAAGATTTCCCAATAGATAAGTATGCTAGAATAGTACTATATTTGTTGGCAGAATAA
- the hpf gene encoding ribosome hibernation-promoting factor, HPF/YfiA family, whose amino-acid sequence MKVFTQSVNFNADKELVAFVENKVGALVKYHDKIVDAEVFLKVQKTSDKENKITEVKINIPGNELIVKRETKTFEEGINTAVDNLKRQLKKSKEKLRDSLIS is encoded by the coding sequence ATGAAAGTATTCACACAGTCAGTTAATTTCAACGCAGACAAAGAGTTAGTAGCCTTTGTAGAGAACAAAGTTGGTGCATTAGTAAAGTATCATGATAAAATTGTTGATGCAGAGGTGTTTTTAAAAGTTCAAAAAACAAGTGATAAGGAAAATAAAATCACCGAAGTAAAAATAAATATTCCAGGTAACGAGTTGATTGTAAAAAGAGAAACAAAAACCTTTGAAGAAGGTATTAACACTGCGGTAGACAATTTAAAAAGACAATTAAAAAAGTCAAAAGAAAAGCTTCGAGATTCTCTTATTTCATAA
- a CDS encoding tyrosine-type recombinase/integrase, translated as MLIEAFLDYLSFEKKYSDNTVTAYKNDLISFAEFIQIQFDQKELIEVHYPQIRSWIVSLVDAEISNRTINRKVSSLKSFYKFLQKSEQITINPLSKHKALKVSKKVQVPFSAKEVKSVLDVHHAENDFIAVRNKLMVELFYSTGIRRIELINIKESDISFSNKTIKVLGKRNKERFVPLLQSVLSTLKKYLELKVEFSKDLDDLFITKKGNKIYETLVYRIINLYFSRVSSKVKKSPHILRHSFATHLLNEGADLNSVKELLGHSSLASTQVYTHNSLEAIKKVYNQAHPRSNKKE; from the coding sequence ATTTTGATAGAAGCATTTCTAGATTATTTATCATTTGAAAAGAAATATTCTGACAACACAGTTACGGCGTATAAGAACGATTTAATATCATTTGCGGAATTTATTCAGATACAATTCGACCAAAAAGAATTAATAGAGGTTCATTATCCTCAAATTAGAAGTTGGATCGTTTCTCTTGTCGATGCTGAAATTTCGAATAGAACTATTAACAGAAAAGTTAGTTCATTAAAATCATTTTATAAATTTCTTCAAAAGAGCGAACAAATAACAATAAATCCACTTTCAAAACATAAAGCTTTAAAAGTATCTAAAAAAGTTCAGGTACCATTTAGTGCTAAAGAAGTAAAATCGGTACTCGATGTACATCATGCAGAAAACGATTTTATAGCAGTAAGAAATAAGTTAATGGTAGAATTATTTTATTCTACAGGCATAAGAAGAATAGAGCTCATCAATATAAAAGAAAGTGACATTAGTTTTTCTAACAAAACAATTAAAGTTTTAGGAAAAAGAAATAAAGAACGTTTTGTGCCACTTTTGCAAAGCGTTTTAAGTACTCTAAAAAAATATTTAGAATTAAAGGTAGAATTTTCTAAGGATTTAGATGATCTTTTTATCACAAAAAAAGGAAATAAAATTTACGAAACGCTTGTATACAGAATTATAAATTTGTACTTTAGTAGAGTCTCTTCAAAGGTGAAAAAGAGTCCTCATATTTTGAGACATTCCTTTGCTACTCACTTGTTAAACGAAGGGGCAGATTTAAATTCGGTTAAAGAATTGCTAGGGCATTCTAGTTTAGCCTCCACTCAAGTCTATACTCACAATAGTCTTGAGGCCATTAAAAAAGTGTATAACCAAGCTCATCCTAGGAGCAATAAAAAAGAGTAA
- a CDS encoding potassium channel family protein: MKVLDSKINKILVLVASIMAIGTLGYMWLSHYTFIDALYMTVITVTTVGFGELRPFSPEEKVFTIFLILTSITVFGYAISSFSEYLVSGKLFDHFKQRNVEKKINRLAGHTIVCGFGRNGRQAILKLKNYNIDFVVIDNFRDVIDFLDSENVLNVHGDATTDDVLLNAGILTASNLITTLPSDADNLFVVLSARQLNQGCTIISRASKESSYGKLKIAGADNVIMPDKLGGNHMASLIATPDVIEFVDRLTIEGETTANLEEIAVNDLPLMYLNKTILDLDLRKKTGCTVIGYRTPNKDYIINPEANCKLIEDSQLIVLGRPEQILKLREIF; encoded by the coding sequence ATGAAGGTTTTAGATTCTAAAATAAATAAAATTCTAGTTTTAGTTGCATCAATTATGGCAATCGGTACCCTAGGTTATATGTGGTTGTCGCACTATACTTTTATCGATGCTTTATACATGACTGTAATTACAGTGACTACAGTAGGTTTTGGCGAATTAAGGCCATTTTCTCCAGAAGAAAAAGTATTTACAATTTTTTTAATTTTAACAAGTATTACGGTGTTTGGATATGCAATATCTTCATTTTCAGAATATTTAGTTAGCGGAAAACTATTTGATCATTTTAAACAAAGAAACGTGGAAAAAAAAATAAATAGATTAGCGGGGCATACGATTGTCTGTGGTTTTGGTAGAAATGGTAGGCAAGCAATTTTAAAATTAAAAAACTACAATATTGATTTTGTAGTGATAGATAATTTTAGAGATGTTATTGATTTTTTAGATTCTGAAAACGTACTAAATGTTCATGGAGATGCTACCACAGATGATGTGTTGCTAAATGCAGGTATTTTAACGGCATCTAATTTAATTACTACTTTACCTTCGGATGCAGATAATCTATTTGTAGTTTTAAGTGCAAGACAATTAAATCAAGGTTGTACCATAATTAGTAGAGCTTCTAAAGAAAGTTCTTATGGTAAATTAAAAATTGCAGGTGCAGATAATGTAATTATGCCAGATAAATTAGGAGGCAATCACATGGCATCTTTAATAGCAACTCCTGATGTTATTGAGTTTGTAGACCGATTAACAATTGAGGGAGAAACGACCGCAAATTTAGAGGAAATTGCGGTAAATGATTTACCTCTGATGTATTTGAATAAAACTATTTTAGATTTAGATTTAAGAAAAAAAACAGGTTGTACGGTAATAGGGTATAGAACCCCAAATAAAGATTATATTATAAATCCGGAAGCAAATTGTAAGCTAATTGAAGATTCTCAATTAATCGTTTTAGGAAGGCCAGAACAGATATTAAAATTAAGAGAAATTTTTTAA